In Episyrphus balteatus chromosome 4, idEpiBalt1.1, whole genome shotgun sequence, the sequence TACTCGTTAGGTATTCAAAATGTCATAACGTTCTATAAGTAAGTTACTTATCAAAGaaacttctaaaaaatttcCTTGTATTACcaccatagccgtatttaggggggggggggttatggggtttaaccccccccccccccccgaaatttttttcagaaaatcaaaagatatataataaacaaatacaagtctaatatgtgtaGCACTAAATggattgtttttgtattttagtgatttgatttaatatctgaaaatctcccttaaagtctctaccaattttgtatcgttaaagaagctgtcgatgaagtttttataaaggaaaacaaaaatttgttggtTAATGGACCGTTTGGAAAGGGATCtttcaaaaaagaagttttttccTCTTtcaccatttccttaagcaccatgttaacaccttaaaatgctctttaagAACCTTTCAATACCACAAGTATTTATGCAAGGTTTTTGTTGGCGAGACTtaactatactttttcaaagggtttcggtgtgccgaactcgaatccaaagacagacttattcgatcacatctcgtttttgaaatattaccgttaaatctatttaaatctttctgaCATCTTTTCtgctgtccgagatatcttcagttgcttgttATTAGTTgtgttcactgacgctgtgctggactgttctaggcagaaaagtacagctttttgctgttcattgagattttttctgtgctgaacttttctagtttgctgttcattgacaaatctagaacagtatagaacaggattttctgttcttgcttttgagtcagatcaggttagaacagactcgtgagaagtgtcaaaagcaaagctgtcattttttcgttttgttttgatttaattgtgcgaattattctcgggtgctcgtggtttttataaataaaaacaatttttaattatttttttcgcagtaaaaacacaaaaaatagaaaaaaaaaacgaaaaccgataaacaaaaaattcatataatttacaatttgttttttttttttttattttgacaactgatgtttgaatgactgttctaacttgttctgacgtttctcacaAAACTGTGCTGTCCTATCCTGTTCTGATTTAGAAAAATCCTCGGTGAACACAACTATTAGGTCTGTTaaatgaatctgatccgcacagaaaagtacagaaaagatccaaaaagtacaagtttttgtgtttcatgaaaaaaagcaCACCACAACTTGTTCTATATTCTGTCATTTTATGTTCCATGAAGTTTTTCAGcacagaaaagttcaagtttttctgctcctattgttggggtagagcaagtgagttaaaagtgtcaattgtcagctgtttgtttgattgtgatacaaataagagaaaataagatttttaaaagcgAATTtcttaacgattttgaaaaataactaaaaaaaaagataacggGAATGTTAAAAGTGCtagtaaatcatttattttagtaaaaaaccatttcaagaaattattttgaattacaaATTTTCCAACTGATATAAGCAACATGTCAATCTTGCTAAATACgaagttgaacttttctgttctttcttgTTCTGACAGTATTTACAAACTTGTGCTGCTCTGTTTTGTTCTGTCCTATTGTGACTTGGGAAATAGCTTTCCACGCCATCTACCACTTGTAGCGACAACCCGAAaatgatatagatttttttttcgatttgcagttcaatgtagtttccataagaaaaaaacaaaaaagacctcgaaagacatttattttacgaattaattttatatgaacgagtatcaattttatgattgtaaaatgataataatatgtgtttatatctaaatcaggtttaaaatatatcaaaaagaataataattcctATTTAATTTGTCTCCAAAAAGAGAAGCAAATCgcaggaaaacaacaacaaatactacaaaaaatatagaaactattttggtttaattttctttcaagattgttgaaaataaaaaaaaatgcttacctactattatttgtgaaaaagtgaaacaaataaaagaataatttaataatttttatattttttatagtattttttgttgttttcaggcGATTCGCTTgcactttttaaatacaaattacacaggtattattatactttttgatatattttaaacctgatttagatataaacacatattattatcattttgcaatcataaaattgatactcgtacatataaaattaattcgtaaaataaatgtttttcgaggtcttttttatttttttcttatggaaattACATTGAGCGGCAAATCCGAAAATAATCTATATAACTTTCGGGGTTCCGTCGCTATCCACTAGGTGCCGTGATGCCAAgtgtcaatattttttttattaaacagaCATAttgttacccacttttgttctatgttaagcttaaatcctgtatataagcgaaaataaatgtatccatTTATTCAGAGTGCAGTACAACatgtacaacatttcgttatttttttgtttcaaattataagattaaacaatttcagtttattgttaaatttcaaggTGAAGTataattagctcatgtcaaatAACTtagattattaaaaatttttgtttttaagtattgtcaatttcatttagaactcaatagatagaatgtacctatcaatggaaaaaaaaatggaaattttcgccatttttccgattggggcccttctcccgaaaccatttccctgggaatttttgtttagaatatgtctgaaaatatacagggtgtgcaatagagaatggacaaccctaaaacggcttatagctacacttatgattgttctaaaaacagatagaaaaaagttctatcgcaaccagttcataaaatatggacttttttttcgttcagtgtattttaaattttatcatcttatgttttcgttcactacaaccacgaatgaatgaattttatttatttcttttttctataattttctacaataattggatgagtacataaacactttaaaaatttcattgctattgcacatttgtgtaaaaaaaattttgaaatctgttttttgatgcaaaatgtaaaaaaagtattttatgaaaaattttaaacagctgtggtataaaataaatctatagaaacctaggtggccaactttcttaaaaatattctggtataaggagaatatttttaagaaagatggccacctaggtttctatagatttattttataccacaggtgtttaaaatttttcataaaatactttttttacattttgcatcaaaaaacagatttcaaaattttttttacacaaatgtgcaatagctatgaaatttttaaagtgtttatgtactcatccaattattgtagaaaattataaaaaaaagaaataaataaaattcattcattcgtggttgtagtgaaagaaaacataagatgataaaatttaaaatacactgaacgaaaaaaagtccatattttatgaactggttgcgatagaacttttttctatctgtttttagaacaatcataagtgtagctataagccgttttagggttgtccattctctattgcacaccctgtatactttcagacatattctaaacaaaaattcccagggaaatggtttcgggaaaagggccccaatcggaaaaatggcgaaaatttccatttttttttggtttccccatattcttaacagttgaggaacgaaattcaatctaaaaaaataatgaaatttcaggaacttttcagttaggagtttttttcaggaataggattatgacgattacaactaaacttcaactttttgaatcgttatacctaagaaacggtgggtcttaggaaaaaaagtgtcatgacactttttatatataataatctggtctacaattcttgcattgaaaattttttgataagacttaccgttttgctgaaaatcgtgaaaaaccagtttttgtgaccttttgacccctataactcttaacgcggacacgatatcaatgtcgatttttcacatcttcataacaaagccgtcattaagctgtataccaaaattcagcccagtaggaatttttccgcagattgggcttaaaaatgactaaaattactgggctactacaaaatttcagtgcgagaaaaagtccatttttcaatgttttatatataaaattgtacgaaataattttttgtataaagcctaacaatggttaaaatttgtttcttcaaaaaaattttcttgctcgctaacgctcgcaatttatatcaaccaacttatcactctttgaagcaatttaaactagagatgccgcggaatattcggcaatttttaaattcgtttatgGCAAGCAGAgctatttaaaacttttaactacgaactCCTCTccttaaaaatacttaaaaaggatatataTTGGAAAGTTTTTCGCTTCgacacagttctaatgaccatttgctttagtgggattaagaatcgactgcagttaggtacatattaggtatagttgatacaaagtattgtcattcgtaaaaaaaattttatttggtcTGAGTAAATCCTAGTACCCTGTTGAAACGAAGCGAACATTTTTGTAAGTCTCCAAAGTTTAAAAACTCTTTTGGAGCAAGAAAAATGACCTAAACAATCAAATGTGAGTGCAAAATGATTTAACACTCTTtaaatattctagcacaggtaagaattccGTTGGTCAAGTtgcgtactgtgcaacgaaaagcttacaaaaaatttcatttacgATTTCGTTGAGCGGGTtaagtatgaaaattttcgtttcgcttcagcactCAGCAGCATACTAGGCTTTAGtaagatgcaaatttattttcattttctacaAGCAAAGTAAATAATAACTAAGTTTTTATACATACACTGTAAACCTAACAGATGAACCCTTTGTTTCAGCCGGATTCACAGTTCAtgatttagccctgatttttcaatcatcagttagacaatcagaggaataaatgtcaatataaaaaaacttttattcctaggaataagatctaactgaggtttatctgactattgaaaaattggcccttagttaactaaattatcctttttttcgCCGAGACTAAATCCTTGACTACATTGAcctaaaaagttaaaacaaaagtgaaaatgTTAAACTTATTTTATGATGGATGGATggaataaaaaactaatttttggtcgaaaaaagaatttgaaaagaTATCTTAAGTCTGTTTGACTTATATATTATAAATGGGATaataaagttttcttttttaattttcaacggGAGCTGAATGACTTCGACTGTTCACAAGAGTTTTTTAGTTCGCTCtactttattaattaattaaattggaaCTGGaataccatatttttttatggattgaTATGGGATTCCATTAAATGCAACAATCTGTTAAACTATTGATCTTTTTTTGTCGTTTCCGCCAGCAGAACAATGCCATACCAATACAACAAAATCATGCAGAAACAACTTGAAGAGAAGTGGGTTAAATCTGTAACCCTGTTTAGCTCCGGCAAATGTGTTGAACCTATTCGAAGTCCCTATCCAATTCCAAAAATCTGTTTGTGTACCGACATTATTTTCTATTAAATCAAGCATTTCTGTTGATATCCCAATAGTGGTATAAGCAATAGAGCTCTTCTATCCAGCGTTTAAGTCAGCtcgaaaatcaataaaaaaaaaggcacaTAGATCTCTTAATATTAAAAGCACGAAAATATTATCCGTTGTTGAGTAGCTTACCCTAAATCCCGCCTAGTTTTCGTTAAGAAACCCGTTAGTCTCTATCCAAGACGTAAtgtgctttcataattgcatggttgctttgttaacatgcggtcatttgcgatcagactaatgtcagaaaaaatatttgcacatgtattttactttaaatttatgaacactttttctgatttgcgtcatttgtcaaattttttaagttgcaattcAGCCTCTTCTCCAAAATAACAATATATTATCTTAATGCaatcctttaagaaaaaaaaacttttttttaaacatttctgtcaatatttacaaatttattatatccaagaaattcggggctatttttgttattttgacttgaactttgaatttccaattaatattttgacagaattgagaaacaaagaaaagctgtatcatcttttacgtcatgtttcttctttctttaagtttaaattcattgcgcatgagaattttttcatttgcacatttgcgctgcaaatatttgcgttttgcatttatgaacacctggcatttgtcatttgcattaatgaaagctttgcattcgtcagacttgcgcaaccatgtATTTATGAAAGCGCCCGTAGGTCTTTTGGTGAAAAACTTCATGAGTGAATTaattatgtcgaattcctttcaattgaaaaatcgaattttcggcgatctcgaagcgaattttttctgaaaatcatgttccatagaaaaaaaattcgcctcaaacgaagcagaattcgaattttttttaatccctcttttttgagagatttacacggatttgcacacacacttggaacatttgacatttctcaaacgtcaagctgaaagttttcttcgtgttgtttgtttatttgagaacaccaacttcaaataaaaagtaaattttaattgaatatcctatttttattgcggaaaaatatgaaataaataaaaaaaaacaatgtgcgatcaaaatatattttttcctggcatagttcttgtgaaaaagtgacttttcttctcgtaattgtcgtcagaaaatttctctgtaaaaccacagcatacggccaaaataataaccttctacttcatcttcactcagatcttaataataactgcaatttccctttgattctgattaaaataaatctatattaccgaagaaaataaacaaaattattgatcaaaggaatctctggttttattttgcagaaattgttttggtttcagcttgacgttcgtgtaaaaattgttgtcaaatgacacacatacaatcgcaaaaagaattcggtctgttttcatgttcctttttaagaccaaaaattcgatttttttgaggcgattcaaaaaattgaaaggaattcgacattaatgAAATTCCTCGGGGctccttttttaaatgaatgatTAATAAAACTTCAACAATTACACATTCGGTTTCCGTTACAACATTATAATgagcttaattaaaaaaagaatttgtgaACCTTCAAGCCGCTATATTTATAATCTAAGACGCTTTGATCACGTATCCTCCTTTGCGGTGCGAATTTCCGGTTGTAGCCTAGATAATTTATTAAACTTTCGTTCACTTAGTTATCTACATGAAatcattcaaacaaaacaacCTGACTATTTACATGGTAAGCTAAATTTCCCTCATTCTACAAGGTCCTTTACTTTTATTATACCACGATACAATTACCTTATTACTGAGCGCCAATTCTTTGTTCATGTTATTCGTCTTTGGAACTCCCTGCCTATTGCCATGAGAAGTGTTAGAAGCacaaaatgtttactttttaaCTATTTGGCAAATTATTGATAATTTTTAtcgattgtttattttttatgtttgtaatattttctttcttatttctCTTATTGtaaatctttcttattttgcTTATTGTAAATCCTATATATACACtttacttaattcaaattaccttaatatataatttaaagGCTTTCAATACTTTATAAGACTTATGTCCTACATTGTaagcaattttgaaaaaaataaatatgaaaaagaaagcTAATATTCAGTGAAAGATATatcgaaataattttattgcaacAACCCACATCTTCTTTATTTCAAACTATCTTATCTTTACTTTGAATAAATCAGCTGTTTCTTGAGCGATTCTTTTATGTATCTCATTGACCTCCAACTGTGTCAACGTTCTTTCCATGTGTCTGTAAACGATTCTAAAACACAAACTGCACTTTCCAGTTTTAGGGTGCTTGAACTTATCAACCAGTcgtatctgaaaaaaaatttatgtacgTATCTTCAACCATGTGActagttttaaatttatatacttGTTCAACAACATCCCCAGCAACAGTCCTCACCAAATCATAGAAATCATTAGGTAAAAACTGGTCCAGTTCCATTCCGTCTGGCAGCCAGAACGAAAGATCATTTGAGCATTGAGGATAAGAAGACACAGGCTTATACTTGGGTAGCACTTGCAAATTCGACTCATCGAACTGATTAAGGAATCCCGAATCACTACTCCAGAATAAACGAATATCAGGAATATCGAATAGAACCATTGCCAAGCGCTCCAATCCAAGGCCAAAAGCATAACCTATAGAATTTTTAACCCCAGCGCCTTGTAGAATTTCATTTCTCATAATCCCACAGCCCAGAACTTCCAGCCActgatttttgtaaaagatctcTAACTCCCATGAGGGTTGTGTGAATGGGAAATACTGTTCTACCCAACGGTACTCGATTTTGTCGCCAAAAAGATCTTTTGCTAGACCTGATAGAATTGTCTTCAATTCATGTTCGGCTAGTTTTAACGCCTCTAGCGTGTGGCAAGGTTGCTTGGATTGATCAATGCATTTTGCATCGTATTTAACAACTGAATTAGTAGAAGGATTCGATTCGAATATTTCCAGTCCtggatatttttcaaacaatttgtcTCTGTTAAGCAGTCGAACAGCGTCTAGTTGATGGAACACAGGATAATGGGTCGAGTCTATTTCATCACGTCGATAGACCTCTCCCACGACAAGAAAGTTATCCAGTCCTGATTTAATTAAGTCTACCTGGTGAGCAGTTGTATGTGCCCTCAAAAGTAGTTGTTTATTAATGTAATAGCAATCGGACTTGGCACGACTGGGATGGTTATTTGGGATTAATAggttatcaaaattttgttgtacCGTGACTATTGGATCCTGGTTATCGTACACACTAAACAGCGGATTGCCACGGGTGTTGGTATAGGATTTATAGAAATAATTGACAACTCTTTGCCGAATTATCGACAATGGATGATTCTTTTGAAGATGTTTATTTGCTCCCAGATAGGAGAGTATTTTTGGGGTGACATTTGTCCATTCATCGGTGTTATAGGTATTACTACCAATTAACACTTGGCTTTTTGGCTCTGGGTGGGCAGAATATGAACGTATCAAGTATTTTGGGTAAAATATTACACGAAAACTTCTTAAATTTGTTAacattctaaaattaaaaaagtgcgTTTCACCAGTCGAAAGTTCGATTGCATTGAATaacaagttattttttaaaaataaaaatatatacaaggTTCAAATGACATTTATAAACAAAGAACATACATATAGTCTGCTTTTAcatgaagacgcaaggcgcagaaattatcttcgaatttccttttgattttcccttcggtgcgtcgcgcgcttctacacgtagtaatttttataagacgcaaatttgacagctatttttttattttatcttgttcttgttttcgtatctatttttatttaaaaaaaaagcaccaaaatatacaaaaaacaacatcagggggctctatgtgcaacgaaaacatttaaataaattaacaaaagttagtatacacccaaataatatacatccgacgaagcgaactctgccactgacgaaatcaattaaagcaaaacagccaaaaaaagaacaagatcaaagagatacgtcaaaatgagtctcaaaattttcgaccggggactcacagggtaaaaaatcttccatccctctttttcgaactttctttctcccttaCTCTTCATTGAATCTTGACTCTTGCGTCTTCATGTAAAAGCAGACTAAGTCTCCGGTCGAAAATTTTGAGACtcattttgacgtttctctttgatctcccttcaagcaaacaggtccgacctcggtccgaatccgctccgcctgaggcggaactgagtccgacttcggatcagaaactggtccgaaggcggctcaaattagtatggaaattataatcaccgtgaagtcgattgcatatgtattggtgtggtgaaaatctccattccgagaaaacggagccgaaggcggacctgagccggagcagcgaaaacctaccagaaagaggaataagaaagggatgacatttcgcatttgcgaccaaaaaaagaacaagatttattttttttttcactgaaactgttttattttttattttattttggcaaacgaaattttcacaataaatacaatataaaatacaatacatttttttttcattttatttcatttgatgctgctgctgttggtgtttttttagatacccaatcgcatgtttcaccttctagatttttcttcatcattagagattacatctacaacacaagaagaaacaacattttaacccaaacactttgagcgatatataaaacataccttttatgttttccatattgtttataatttaataaaattgtttataattaataaactaacattatacaaacaacgacacgagacacgacgcgaccaaacacttcaacaaaaaataacaaaatgacgctttggctcttccctactaacaattttgcttctataatgctttacagaagcaacaattgcatctgtaaagctttatagaaccaaaattgtttgtcgggttgttggccttgtctttcttttccttttctcatttttcaccacgattctcgttcgactttgtgttcatacacaaaaagttgcaagtgtgagtgcaagcccgattttcgctgtctgaggtcggagtttctttgttgaactcagttttcttgcttgaagggctagttctttttttgctgttttgccTTATTTGATTTCCTGTCGCCGAGTTCGCTTCGTCCGATGTATATTATTTGAGTGTatagtaactttttttatttatttaaatgttttagttGCACATAGATTTCgttggagttgttttttttttgtatattttgatgctttttttggaatgaaaatacatacaaaaacgaaaacaaaaaaaaaatagctcaaatttgcgtcttataaaaaatactacgtgtagaagcgcgcgaagcaccgaaacgaaaatcaaaaggaaattcgaagataatttctgcgccttgtgTCTTCGTGTAGAGCAGACTTTCTCATTGGTCAATCTCCACTGGTGAAGACTGAAGAGCCAGAACTGTCATTGTGATGTTTATTGTGACTTGGGAAGTAGCTTTCCACGCTACTACCACTTGTAGCGACAACCCGAAaatgatatagatttttttttcaatttgcagttcaatgtagtttccataagaaaaaaaacaaaaaagacctcgaaagacatttattttacgaattaattttatatgaacgagtatcaattttatgattgtaaaatgataataatatgtgtttatatctaaatcaggtttaaaatatatcaaaaagaataataattcctATTTAATTTGTCTCCAAAAAGGGAAGCAAATCgcaggaaaacaacaacaaatactacaaaaaaaaaatatagaaactattttggtttaattttctttcaaaattgttgaaattaaaaaaaatgcttacctactattatttgtgaaaaagcaaaacaaataaaagaataatttaataataggtgtgtttttttgtttatctatatagattttgtgcaaaaaaacgacatcgagatttttgaaatgaaaacaatttacgtgttaattacaacaaaaactttatctgtatagatttttgaaaaatccagataattatccagattttactttctctcgatagaaAACAGTACTGCCAAGGTACATTACACTTATTAAATGTCAGATTCCAATAAACGACAGCTGCAGTTGACAgatatatgacaaaaaaaaatttaatatttaaaattgaattcaattaggaataacaaacaacacaaatcaatgtaagtataagcatattttttggaaaaagatgaaaattgtacgataaactttgtttttttttttaatttaataattttaggaTTCACGTGTTTGCAAGAGTGCGATATCTTccccaaaattaaagaaaaaaacctgaaaaggagatggaaagtaaatcaatttattCTTACAATGAACTAGcgtattaatctttttttctaggaattatttcacaaaagaAGAATTCTGTGTACTATGCGCTTGGGTCTTAATCGTGTCGGTACCTTCAACCCTCACAG encodes:
- the LOC129919125 gene encoding probable phenylalanine--tRNA ligase, mitochondrial; translation: MLTNLRSFRVIFYPKYLIRSYSAHPEPKSQVLIGSNTYNTDEWTNVTPKILSYLGANKHLQKNHPLSIIRQRVVNYFYKSYTNTRGNPLFSVYDNQDPIVTVQQNFDNLLIPNNHPSRAKSDCYYINKQLLLRAHTTAHQVDLIKSGLDNFLVVGEVYRRDEIDSTHYPVFHQLDAVRLLNRDKLFEKYPGLEIFESNPSTNSVVKYDAKCIDQSKQPCHTLEALKLAEHELKTILSGLAKDLFGDKIEYRWVEQYFPFTQPSWELEIFYKNQWLEVLGCGIMRNEILQGAGVKNSIGYAFGLGLERLAMVLFDIPDIRLFWSSDSGFLNQFDESNLQVLPKYKPVSSYPQCSNDLSFWLPDGMELDQFLPNDFYDLVRTVAGDVVEQIRLVDKFKHPKTGKCSLCFRIVYRHMERTLTQLEVNEIHKRIAQETADLFKVKIR